CATGCAGGTCCAAGAAAGCGGCATCGGGGGTCCAGGGATTGGCCTGGAGGCCAGGTGCCGCGATCGGTTCTCCCAGCCAGCGGCTAGCCATGAGGGGGTCGATCGTGTTCCATTGGCGGAGTAATGCCCGTAACCCTGGTTCCTGGTAGATGTCCCATACACTGTGGCGCACGGCCAGCAGTCCTGCTGTTGTGGTGGTGCGCATTTGGGCTCGGGCATTCAGCGCTAGCGGATCTAGTCTGGTGGCTAAGCTGAAGGGCGTAGCCCCACCGAGCGCATGCTCCAGTTCGATCAATCCTGAAAGCTGGCTGCCCTGTGCTGCGCCGTGCCCGGCACGATGAACAGTGAGGCGTCCAATAGCCAAAGGGCTGAAAGCGCTCAAGTACCGGCCAAGGCTGACGGGATTGCGTATGGGCATGCCGTCAAGGAGCGTCAGGTGCTCTCCGCTATCGCCCCCTTGAAGGTGCAGTTCTGCTAAGGGATGGGTCACCTGCACGCCAGGCAGGTGGCTGGCTGTTTGTAGGAGATCCAGAGCGAGTTGCGGCTGTGCTTCTTCGGTATGCTGGCTGGTGCCCAAGGCAGCAGAAAGAGCGCGTCGCGTGAGGCCATCAATAATGACTGGAGGCGCTTCCAGTGAAGCAGGTTCTAGAGGAATCTGGACATGGACGGTATGGTTGGGTATGATGCGGACGCTGTCGAGCTGCGGGTGATAGCCTACATAGGAAATCACCAACCGGTGCGAACCGGCCAGCAGGCCATTAAGGGCAAAGCGGCCGGCTTCGTTGGAGACGGCTCCTGTGCCAGCATCGACCAGCAGTACGTGAGCATAAGGCAGCGGTGCGCCGGTTACCGCATCGACAACTTCGCCCACTAGACTTCCCCGAAGTGGAGGTTGCCGTCGGGCTTCAAGGATTACGTAAGCGCCAGACGAAGAGCGCACAAAATCCAACCCTGTACCAGCCAGCAAGCAGGCCAGCAGCCGTTCGATAGGTGCCTGGTGCAAGGCGCAGTAGACGGTTTTGCCTTGCACTAAGGCTGAAGGGTAAATCAGATTGATGTGGGCTGTACGCGCGAGGGTTTCTAAGGCTTCCTGAAGCGAAGCGCCCTGGACGACGAGCGTAAAGCGTGGGCTTTGCTGGGCCCAGAGGGGTTGCCATCCACAAAAAAGCCCCACGATAATGATTAGGGTGTAGCAGCTGAATCGGGCTCGAGCGCAAAACCCTGGCTGATGCGTCGGTAGCGGCATGGTAGCGTTAAGCACAGGTCCTGAAGGATCCGTTCCACTTGGGCATCGCGTTGGTAGAGTATCGTAAGGCGTCGCGTTAGCGGCAAAGATCCTGCGAGTTCGATGCGGAGGCCAAAGCTACGTTCCAGTTCGCGTAGCACGGTTGCTAGAGGTTCGTCGATCACAACAAAGCCTCCGCGTTGCCAGGCCAGAACGCGTTCAGGGTCAATCTTTTCGGGTTGGGTGGGCAAAGGATGGTGGGCGCTGATGCGTACATGCTGACCGGGGGTAGTAAGCCAGAGGGTATGCTCGGGCTGTGTGGTAGCGCGAACGCGTACCCGGCCTTCAAGCAGGGTGACCTGGGTTTCTGCGGCTTCTGGCCAGGCACGTACGCTTAGCCGCGTGCCCAGCACCTCAACATGTGCCCAAGGCGTGTGGATCGTTAGCGGAGGACCTGGAGCAATGGTCAACAGCGCTTCGCCCTGCAGGCGTATCCACCGAGGCCGTGGGCTCAAGAGGGATCGGGGATAGACCAGCCGTGAGCCTCCACGGAGGAAGATGGTCGATCCATCGCCAAGGGTAACGGTTTGGTTTGTCCCTAAAGGCACGGTAAACGTATGAGGCCGTGCTAGCCAGAGCGTCCCTAATAGGCCTAGTCCTACCAGCAACATGGCAACACGTGGCCAGCGGAGCCGTGCACGCCGGTGCGGTGGATGTGCAGCACGGATGGTCTGGGGAAGCCGGCTCAAGAGCTCGGTCCAGGCCTGTTCAGTATCGGGGATGCCTTCAAGCGGGCGCTCCAGGGCTGCTAACCGGTTCCAGAGCGCCTCCAGTTGGCGGCGTTCGGCTTCGGAGTGCTGTTTGAGTGCCGCTTCTAGATCAGGGGGCAAAGAAGAACGCTCCTTCATGGCGTTAGGGCGAGCGCTTGCAGCCGTCGTTGTAGCGTCTCCAGCGCCCGTAGCAGATGGTTATTGACTGTTCGGGGAGAAATGCCCATCACCTGGGCAATTTCGCGATGGCTCAGTCCATGCCAGCGGCTGAGGACCAGGGCCTCTCGCTGTCGCTCGGGCAGCTCCTCCAGCCAGCGCGCCAGGAGCGTTTCCAGCTGGTGGGTTTCTGCTAGCGTGTCGGGTAGCAGCGGCTCGGTAGTCGAGTTTGCTGGCAGGTGTTCAGCGCGCTTGCGTGCACGTCGCCGCTCGTCGCGTAGGTGCCGTAAAGCCCGGTTGCGCGCCATGCGGTACAGGTAGGGGCGCAGAGGTTGGGCAGGATTAAGCGTGGTGCGCCGCATCCACAGGTCTAAAAACACGTCTTGTATCAAGTCATGGGCTACTCCACTGTCACCCACGATGGCTTGCACATAGCGCAACAGCGGGATGCGCAGGCACCGAAATAACATGCCTAGCGCAGCCTGGTCTGAGGCACGCAGCCGCTCGCAGAGCGTTTGGAAATCGTCGGTCACCCAGGCTTTCTACGATTTGGTTACAAAAGTACCTGAGCGCCGCCGTATGCCTACGGCTGAACTTTAGGAGAGGGGGGCTTCCAGCTGGCGCTCCAGGCTGAGGATCAGGTCGCGTAATTCGGCTGCGCGCTCGAACTCTAGCCTTTCGGCGGCTTCGAACATTTCGCGCCGAAGCTGCTCCAGGAGCTCCCGTTTCGCCTCCGGTGAAAGTTCTTCAAGCACCGGGTCGACCACTCGCGGTGGCAACTCGGGTTCTTCGTGGCGAGACGCAGCGACCAGCGGTCGGTACTTTTCTTCAGCAACAATAGTGCTTTTGAGGATCTCTTCGCGTGATTTATAGACCGTGCGGGGGGTAATGCCGTGTTTTTGGTTGTAGGCCAGCTGAAGAGCACGGCGACGGTGGGTTTCGTCGATCATGCGCTGCATGGCCTCGGTAACCTTGTCGGCATAAAGCAGAATTTTGCCGTTGGCATTGCGGGCAGCACGTCCTGCCGTTTGGATGAGCGAGCGTTCTGAGCGCAGAAAGCCTTCTTTGTCCGCATCTAGAATGGCTACTAGCGAAACTTCGGGCAGGTCCAAGCCTTCGCGCAGCAAGTTTACGCCTACCAGGACGTCGAAGTCCCCCAAGCGCAGCCCTCGAAGCAGGTCTACCCGTTCTAAAGCGTCGATTTCAGCATGTAGGTAGCGTACGCGCACTCCAAAGCGGTCCAGGTACTCGGCCAGGTCCTCGGCCATGCGTTTGGTCAACGTGGTGACCAAGGCGCGTTCGCCACGTGCAATAACCTGTTGGATTTCTTCCAGTAAATCATCGATTTGTCCGGCCGTGGGGCGCACCACAACTTCGGGATCTGGGATGCCCGTGGGGCGAATGATCTGCTCGACGACAATGCCGAGACACTTTTCCAGCTCGTAATCGCCCGGGGTAGCGCTCACAAAGATGACTTGGTGATGCAACGCTTCAAATTCTTCGAAGGTCAGGGGCCGATTGTCCAGCGCTGAAGGAAGTCGAAAGCCGTGTTCGACCAAGGTGAGCTTGCGGGCGCGATCTCCGTTGTACATAGCCCGCACTTGAGGAATGGTAACATGGCTCTCGTCGATAATGAGCAGGTAGTCTTGCGGAAAGTAGTCGAACAGGCAATAGGGACGTTCTCCTGGAGCGCGGCCAGACAGGTGGCGGCTGTAGTTCTCGATTCCCGCGCAGTAGCCTACCTCGCGCAGCATTTCGATGTCAAAGCGCGTGCGCTGCTCCAAGCGTTGCGCTTCTAGTAGTTTGCCTTCGGCACGTAGCACCCCCACCCGCCAGCGCAGCTCTTCTTCGATCGAGGCAAGCGCCCGCTCCAACCGGTCACGTGGGGTGACAAAGATCTTCGCCGGATAGATCGTAATGGCCGTTTCCTCCATGCCCAGTTCACCAGTAAGCGGGTTAAGGCGGGCAATCCGATCGATTTCATCGCCCCAAAATTCAACCCGAAAGGCACTTTCTTCGGCATAGGCTGGGAAAATATCCACCACATCCCCGCGTACGCGGAACGTGCCCGGCTTGAATTCGAGGTCGTTACGCACGTAGTAAATGTTGATGAGCTGGCGCAGCAGCTCGTTGCGTTCGATCTGTTGACCCACATGGAGGGGCACGATCTGCGCTCGGAATTCATCGGGAGAGCCCAATCCATAGATGCAAGAGACCGAAGCGACCACAATCACATCGCGTCGGCCAGAGACGAGCGCACTGGTAGCGCGCAGCCGCAGCCGGTCGATGCGCTCGTTGATGGCTAAGTCTTTTTCGATGTAGGTGTCGGTAGCTGGGATGTAGGCTTCAGGCTGATAGTAGTCGTAGTAAGAGATGAAAAATTCTACGGCATTGTCTGGAAAAAACTGCTTGAACTCGCCGTAGAGCTGGGCAGCCAGTGTTTTGTTAGGACTCATCACCAGCGTAGGCCGCTGCACGTTTTGGATCACATGCGCCAGCGTAAAGGTCTTGCCCGTTCCTGTAGCTCCAAGCAACGTCTGGTACTTATCGCCACGCAAAATGCCTTCGGTCAATGCAGCTATCGCTTGGGGCTGGTCGCCTGTAGGCGCAAAGGGGGCTTTAAGCACAAAAGGCCGCTTTTCGATGACTTCCTCCATGATGCCTTGTGCATCCAAGTTGGACCCGCCTTTTAAAGAACCGGAAGCCATCGCAGAAGTTGCGCTTTGGCTGTAAGCT
This Rhodothermus bifroesti DNA region includes the following protein-coding sequences:
- a CDS encoding FecR family protein → MKERSSLPPDLEAALKQHSEAERRQLEALWNRLAALERPLEGIPDTEQAWTELLSRLPQTIRAAHPPHRRARLRWPRVAMLLVGLGLLGTLWLARPHTFTVPLGTNQTVTLGDGSTIFLRGGSRLVYPRSLLSPRPRWIRLQGEALLTIAPGPPLTIHTPWAHVEVLGTRLSVRAWPEAAETQVTLLEGRVRVRATTQPEHTLWLTTPGQHVRISAHHPLPTQPEKIDPERVLAWQRGGFVVIDEPLATVLRELERSFGLRIELAGSLPLTRRLTILYQRDAQVERILQDLCLTLPCRYRRISQGFALEPDSAATP
- a CDS encoding RNA polymerase sigma factor, which gives rise to MTDDFQTLCERLRASDQAALGMLFRCLRIPLLRYVQAIVGDSGVAHDLIQDVFLDLWMRRTTLNPAQPLRPYLYRMARNRALRHLRDERRRARKRAEHLPANSTTEPLLPDTLAETHQLETLLARWLEELPERQREALVLSRWHGLSHREIAQVMGISPRTVNNHLLRALETLQRRLQALALTP
- the uvrB gene encoding excinuclease ABC subunit UvrB, whose product is MEEVIEKRPFVLKAPFAPTGDQPQAIAALTEGILRGDKYQTLLGATGTGKTFTLAHVIQNVQRPTLVMSPNKTLAAQLYGEFKQFFPDNAVEFFISYYDYYQPEAYIPATDTYIEKDLAINERIDRLRLRATSALVSGRRDVIVVASVSCIYGLGSPDEFRAQIVPLHVGQQIERNELLRQLINIYYVRNDLEFKPGTFRVRGDVVDIFPAYAEESAFRVEFWGDEIDRIARLNPLTGELGMEETAITIYPAKIFVTPRDRLERALASIEEELRWRVGVLRAEGKLLEAQRLEQRTRFDIEMLREVGYCAGIENYSRHLSGRAPGERPYCLFDYFPQDYLLIIDESHVTIPQVRAMYNGDRARKLTLVEHGFRLPSALDNRPLTFEEFEALHHQVIFVSATPGDYELEKCLGIVVEQIIRPTGIPDPEVVVRPTAGQIDDLLEEIQQVIARGERALVTTLTKRMAEDLAEYLDRFGVRVRYLHAEIDALERVDLLRGLRLGDFDVLVGVNLLREGLDLPEVSLVAILDADKEGFLRSERSLIQTAGRAARNANGKILLYADKVTEAMQRMIDETHRRRALQLAYNQKHGITPRTVYKSREEILKSTIVAEEKYRPLVAASRHEEPELPPRVVDPVLEELSPEAKRELLEQLRREMFEAAERLEFERAAELRDLILSLERQLEAPLS